A single region of the Anabaena sphaerica FACHB-251 genome encodes:
- a CDS encoding cation:proton antiporter: MQFFSTINFNFTVPLLASATESADSSMVVAAVLLSLVVIYLASKVGGELSNKVGLPPVLGELVGGVIVGTSVLHLLVFPEGGTDSSGSLIMNFLQITAGLSPEATPQVFAAQSEVVSVLAELGVIILLFEIGLESNLKDLMAVGIQAFVVAVVGVVVPFAAGTVGLMTLFGISAVPAIFAGAALTATSIGITSKVLSEIGRLNSKEGQIILGAAVIDDILGIIVLAVVASLAKDGAVDVGNVIYLIVSATAFLIGAIVLGNLFNKSFVAIADTLKTRGGVVIPAFIFAFIMAYLADIIHLEAILGAFAAGLVLEETDKRKELQNQVLPIADMLVPVFFVAVGAKTDLGVLNPAIPSNREGLIMAIFLITVAILGKVITGLAVFGQPGINRLAIGVGMIPRGEVGLVFAGVGAASGALSKPLGAAIIMMVILTTFLAPPLLRFVFPEPTTAATLEGSSDTSLL; the protein is encoded by the coding sequence ATGCAGTTTTTCAGCACAATCAATTTTAATTTTACTGTTCCCCTGTTGGCTAGTGCCACAGAATCCGCAGATAGTTCAATGGTGGTAGCAGCGGTGCTACTGAGTTTAGTGGTAATTTACTTGGCCAGCAAAGTTGGTGGAGAATTATCGAACAAAGTAGGTTTGCCACCCGTATTAGGTGAACTTGTCGGTGGTGTCATAGTTGGCACATCTGTATTACATCTGTTGGTATTCCCAGAAGGTGGTACAGACAGTTCTGGTTCATTAATTATGAATTTCCTGCAAATCACCGCTGGTTTAAGCCCAGAAGCTACTCCACAGGTATTTGCCGCACAATCAGAGGTCGTTTCTGTTTTAGCAGAACTGGGTGTGATTATCCTGCTGTTTGAAATTGGTTTGGAGTCCAATTTAAAAGACTTAATGGCAGTCGGTATCCAAGCTTTTGTTGTGGCAGTGGTGGGGGTAGTAGTACCGTTTGCCGCAGGTACTGTTGGCTTAATGACTTTATTTGGTATCAGTGCTGTACCAGCTATTTTTGCTGGAGCCGCCTTGACAGCTACCAGTATTGGTATTACCTCCAAAGTCCTTTCAGAAATAGGACGCTTGAATTCTAAAGAAGGGCAGATTATTCTAGGTGCGGCAGTTATAGATGACATACTGGGAATTATCGTGCTGGCTGTAGTGGCCAGTTTGGCCAAAGATGGCGCGGTAGATGTGGGCAATGTCATTTATTTAATTGTCAGCGCCACTGCTTTTCTCATCGGTGCGATTGTTTTGGGTAATCTTTTCAATAAGAGCTTTGTAGCGATCGCTGATACACTCAAAACACGCGGTGGAGTAGTCATACCAGCTTTCATCTTCGCCTTTATCATGGCCTACCTCGCTGATATCATTCACCTAGAAGCTATCCTGGGAGCATTTGCCGCAGGTCTAGTCCTGGAAGAAACTGATAAACGTAAAGAACTGCAAAATCAAGTGCTTCCCATTGCCGATATGCTAGTTCCAGTTTTCTTTGTTGCCGTCGGCGCAAAAACCGATTTGGGAGTCTTAAACCCAGCAATTCCCAGTAATCGGGAAGGCTTAATTATGGCAATCTTCCTGATTACAGTCGCCATTCTTGGTAAAGTGATCACAGGTTTAGCCGTGTTTGGTCAACCTGGGATTAACCGCCTGGCAATTGGTGTGGGTATGATTCCCAGAGGTGAGGTAGGTTTAGTATTTGCCGGTGTTGGTGCAGCTAGTGGCGCTCTCTCAAAACCACTAGGAGCAGCAATAATTATGATGGTAATTCTCACTACCTTTTTAGCTCCCCCTCTGTTAAGATTCGTCTTTCCCGAACCAACAACCGCAGCTACTTTAGAGGGTTCTTCTGACACATCATTACTATAG
- the sds gene encoding solanesyl diphosphate synthase, with protein sequence MTPATSLFTPVEADLRILADNLTQLVGNRHPILYAAAEHLFGAGGKRIRPAIVLLISRATMLEQDITPRHRRLAEITEMIHTASLVHDDVVDESNVRRGVPTVHSLFGNRIAVLAGDFLFAQSSWYLANLDNLDVVKLLSEVIMDLAAGEIQQGLNRFDTNLSTETYLQKSYYKTASLIANSSKAAGLLSEVSPESAENLYNYGKHLGLAFQIVDDILDFTGSTDTLGKPAASDLKSGNLTAPVLFALEEQPYLEVLIEREFAQEGDLEQALKLISDSQGIERARELAAHHAKVSAEHIVTLEASESRQALINMTDYVLSRLY encoded by the coding sequence ATGACCCCAGCCACCTCCCTGTTTACCCCTGTGGAAGCAGACCTGCGAATACTAGCAGATAACCTCACACAGCTAGTTGGAAATCGCCACCCCATCCTCTATGCAGCAGCCGAACATCTATTCGGTGCTGGGGGCAAGCGCATCAGACCGGCCATTGTGCTGCTGATATCGCGGGCGACCATGCTAGAACAAGACATCACGCCCCGTCATCGACGATTAGCAGAGATTACGGAAATGATCCACACAGCCAGCTTAGTACATGATGATGTAGTGGATGAGTCAAATGTACGCCGTGGAGTGCCTACGGTTCATAGTTTATTTGGCAACCGCATTGCGGTACTCGCTGGAGATTTCCTCTTTGCTCAGTCCTCCTGGTATTTAGCAAATCTGGACAATTTGGATGTAGTTAAACTGCTTTCAGAAGTAATCATGGATTTGGCTGCTGGGGAAATTCAACAAGGGCTGAATCGTTTTGATACTAACCTTTCTACGGAAACTTACCTCCAAAAGAGCTATTACAAAACAGCTTCCTTGATTGCTAACAGTTCCAAAGCCGCTGGATTACTCAGCGAAGTCTCCCCTGAGAGTGCTGAAAACTTGTATAACTACGGTAAGCATCTTGGTCTGGCATTCCAAATAGTAGATGATATTCTAGATTTCACTGGTTCGACAGATACTTTAGGTAAACCAGCCGCATCTGATCTTAAAAGCGGTAATCTGACCGCACCAGTGTTATTTGCTCTAGAGGAACAACCTTACCTGGAAGTGCTGATTGAAAGAGAGTTTGCCCAAGAAGGAGATTTAGAGCAAGCGTTGAAGCTGATCTCAGATAGTCAAGGCATTGAGCGGGCTAGAGAATTAGCTGCTCACCATGCTAAGGTATCCGCTGAACATATTGTCACCTTAGAAGCTTCAGAATCACGACAAGCATTAATTAACATGACTGATTATGTACTGAGTCGGCTATATTAG
- a CDS encoding N-acetylmuramoyl-L-alanine amidase, with protein sequence MKLQWLIPSTVGTIFILSSPATAAKLESWRFDTNQNRLEINTSSPVQPQAQLIFNPTRLVIDLPDTSFGRSQLTQQIGGAIRAIRIGQFDQQTTRVVVELTPGYTLDPNLVKFTASTGSRWLVQLPKLEADLVPVSAYADQPAAETPTLIPPSSPFTPTLSPRNTYNMVTTSAVTLPNQEMAVNTTGGIVQIENLRVTGDGFFIRTSGGNPQIQVNRSEDNRTINVEIAGAALSPNLEQRDLLINRYGVNRIRLTQLSGKPPAVRMTLQVDSNSPDWRATTNGTSGFVVLPDRLAKVKENQSSAQNVIHSPATIQAVELAANGTQLLIRADQAVSATGGWDRNSGLFRITIPNAKLAAKVRGPAFDANSPVLRVRLQPQAPNNVVVLVQPASGIQIGELNQVGEQIIALQLQNSRRLQPPITLPPLPRSQGQLPDAAIENSQPQPQPRLSVPRGKLIVVIDPGHGGKDSGAPGLGGLLEKDVILPIGRRVAAILEQNGVQAVMTRDADFFVELQGRVDIANRVNANLFVSIHANAVDNRPDVNGLEVYYYDSGYGLAEAVRKAMLQDIGTLKDRGTRKARFYVLRKNSMPAILVETGYMTGREDNPRLGSPEYQNRMADAIARGILNYLQQR encoded by the coding sequence TTGAAACTACAGTGGTTAATACCCAGCACTGTTGGAACCATATTCATACTATCATCGCCAGCAACGGCCGCGAAATTAGAATCTTGGCGGTTTGATACCAATCAAAACAGACTAGAAATCAACACATCTAGTCCTGTACAGCCCCAAGCGCAACTCATTTTTAACCCCACTCGGTTAGTAATTGATTTGCCAGATACTAGCTTTGGTCGTTCGCAATTAACCCAGCAAATAGGTGGAGCCATTCGCGCTATCCGCATTGGGCAGTTTGACCAACAAACAACACGCGTAGTTGTAGAACTGACTCCTGGTTATACTCTAGACCCCAACTTAGTAAAATTTACAGCGTCTACTGGTAGTCGCTGGCTCGTACAATTACCAAAGCTAGAAGCTGATTTAGTCCCTGTCTCGGCTTATGCCGATCAGCCAGCAGCCGAAACACCCACACTTATACCCCCTTCATCTCCATTCACGCCAACACTCTCCCCCAGAAATACTTACAACATGGTGACAACATCTGCTGTCACCTTACCTAACCAAGAAATGGCAGTCAACACCACAGGGGGGATAGTTCAAATTGAGAATTTGCGAGTCACAGGAGATGGTTTTTTTATTCGTACCAGTGGTGGTAATCCCCAAATTCAAGTTAATCGCAGCGAAGATAACCGAACTATAAATGTTGAAATTGCTGGTGCTGCCTTATCACCAAATCTAGAACAACGAGATTTGTTGATTAATCGCTATGGTGTCAACCGCATCCGACTTACCCAACTATCAGGCAAACCACCTGCTGTCCGCATGACCTTACAGGTGGATAGCAACAGCCCCGACTGGCGGGCAACAACAAACGGTACTAGCGGTTTTGTCGTCCTACCTGATCGTCTTGCCAAAGTTAAAGAAAATCAATCTTCTGCACAAAATGTTATTCATTCCCCAGCCACAATTCAGGCTGTAGAATTAGCTGCTAATGGCACACAACTACTAATTAGAGCCGACCAAGCTGTATCCGCTACTGGCGGTTGGGATAGAAACTCTGGTTTATTTCGGATCACCATTCCTAATGCTAAATTAGCTGCTAAGGTAAGAGGACCCGCTTTTGATGCCAATAGTCCTGTGCTGAGGGTGCGCCTACAACCACAAGCCCCCAACAATGTAGTTGTCTTGGTTCAACCCGCATCGGGTATACAAATTGGCGAACTTAACCAAGTGGGAGAGCAAATTATAGCTCTGCAATTACAAAACTCTCGTCGGTTACAACCGCCCATTACTCTACCTCCCTTACCCAGAAGCCAAGGACAGCTACCAGATGCTGCTATAGAAAATTCCCAACCACAACCTCAGCCCCGCTTATCAGTTCCCAGAGGCAAACTGATAGTAGTGATTGACCCCGGACATGGTGGTAAAGATTCGGGCGCTCCCGGTCTAGGCGGTTTGTTAGAAAAGGATGTTATCCTGCCAATTGGTAGAAGAGTGGCTGCAATTTTGGAGCAAAATGGCGTACAAGCTGTGATGACGCGAGATGCTGACTTTTTTGTAGAACTGCAAGGGCGGGTAGATATAGCAAATCGCGTAAATGCAAATTTATTTGTCAGCATTCACGCTAACGCGGTAGATAATCGCCCTGATGTCAATGGTTTAGAAGTATATTATTACGACAGTGGTTATGGTCTAGCGGAAGCAGTTCGCAAGGCTATGCTCCAAGATATTGGTACTCTCAAAGACAGAGGAACTCGCAAAGCTAGATTTTATGTACTTAGGAAAAATTCTATGCCCGCGATTTTAGTAGAAACAGGTTATATGACTGGTCGTGAGGATAACCCCCGGTTAGGCTCGCCAGAATACCAAAACCGCATGGCTGATGCGATCGCTCGTGGTATCCTCAATTACTTACAACAAAGATGA
- a CDS encoding PatU encodes MQERFQAVLKRRLQVEIQNHPPLFPWESQLVDYPEFVEESSIALVPAWGWLAQQSKLNLPIPLPDKIFQQLMDKCQLLLTSSLPLGPKLVQAVESFFPEDYQLINDLAGMVLRTSYRSVDALETIPNIQRDYSDLQPRQQMALSLMAAKQLLENLTLPISFANPVIEQQWQTNAGTLIIRVELQSLGKLMKLRVHSELPTPGVLKLEGNGTQAVSSSTVANKASVELDCQPTNQTYTLEVECPELEQQPLLLAINLTM; translated from the coding sequence GTGCAAGAACGTTTCCAAGCCGTCCTCAAGCGTCGGCTACAAGTCGAAATCCAAAACCACCCACCTTTATTCCCTTGGGAAAGTCAATTAGTAGATTATCCGGAATTTGTGGAAGAGTCGTCGATTGCTTTAGTTCCTGCCTGGGGGTGGTTGGCACAGCAATCTAAGCTCAATCTGCCAATTCCTTTGCCAGATAAAATTTTTCAGCAATTGATGGATAAGTGTCAGTTATTATTGACATCTTCCCTACCATTAGGACCGAAACTAGTTCAGGCGGTAGAGAGCTTTTTCCCCGAAGATTACCAGTTAATAAATGATTTAGCTGGGATGGTACTCAGAACCTCTTATCGTTCTGTAGATGCCCTGGAGACAATACCCAACATTCAGAGGGATTACTCAGATTTACAACCGCGTCAACAAATGGCGTTGTCTTTAATGGCAGCTAAACAACTGTTGGAAAATCTGACTCTGCCAATTTCTTTTGCCAATCCGGTGATAGAACAACAATGGCAAACTAATGCTGGGACTCTGATTATCAGGGTAGAATTACAGTCACTGGGTAAGCTAATGAAGTTACGTGTTCATAGTGAGTTACCCACTCCAGGGGTTTTGAAGCTTGAGGGCAATGGTACTCAAGCAGTTTCTTCATCTACCGTTGCCAATAAAGCAAGTGTAGAATTAGACTGTCAACCTACCAACCAGACTTATACTCTGGAAGTTGAATGTCCAGAACTAGAACAACAGCCCTTATTGTTGGCAATTAATCTCACAATGTGA
- the murI gene encoding glutamate racemase: MYSSSIFEGNLDDFSDKEAQRAPIGVFDSGVGGLTVLRQIYKQLPNESIIYFGDTAHLPYGIRSQAEILQYVREILNWMQQQRVKMVIMACNTSSALALENVRQEFSFPILGVVLPGARAAVQMGKRIGVIATPATAKSNAYRQAMMEIQPDVQVWQVSCPEFVPLIEQNRIHDPYTTEVARAYLEPLLKQEIDTLIYGCTHYPLLAPVLRSLLPSHVKLVDPAVHVVTACAQELDLLSVRNNHLPMPTRFAVSGCPQQFAQSGLHWLGYTPLVEQVYLTDATVS; the protein is encoded by the coding sequence GTGTATTCATCTTCCATTTTTGAAGGTAATCTTGACGATTTTTCTGATAAAGAAGCCCAACGCGCTCCCATTGGGGTGTTTGACAGTGGTGTAGGTGGGCTGACGGTACTACGACAAATCTATAAACAACTTCCCAATGAATCAATTATTTATTTTGGGGATACTGCTCATCTTCCCTATGGTATTCGTTCACAAGCTGAAATATTACAATATGTGAGGGAAATACTGAACTGGATGCAACAGCAACGAGTGAAAATGGTGATTATGGCTTGTAACACCAGTTCTGCTCTAGCTCTAGAAAATGTCCGTCAGGAATTCAGCTTCCCAATCCTGGGAGTAGTCCTACCAGGCGCAAGGGCCGCAGTACAGATGGGTAAGCGGATTGGTGTCATTGCTACCCCAGCTACTGCCAAAAGCAATGCCTATCGTCAGGCTATGATGGAAATACAACCTGATGTCCAAGTCTGGCAAGTTAGTTGTCCAGAATTTGTCCCCCTGATTGAACAAAATCGTATTCACGATCCTTACACAACCGAAGTTGCTAGAGCTTATCTTGAACCTTTGCTAAAACAGGAAATTGACACTTTAATCTACGGCTGTACCCATTATCCACTCCTAGCACCTGTATTGCGATCACTCCTCCCTTCCCACGTCAAGTTAGTTGATCCAGCTGTTCATGTTGTCACAGCTTGCGCTCAAGAGTTAGACCTATTAAGCGTCAGAAATAATCACCTACCCATGCCTACTCGCTTTGCTGTCAGCGGTTGTCCCCAACAATTTGCTCAGTCTGGATTACACTGGTTAGGCTATACCCCTCTGGTAGAACAAGTCTACTTAACTGATGCCACAGTCTCCTAA
- a CDS encoding N-acetylmuramoyl-L-alanine amidase — translation MKLHYLLPGTVGTILLLSSPTLAAKLESWRFDKNQNRLEINTSGAVQPQAQLIFNPTRLVIDLPNTQFGRTQLTQPVGGAIRSIRVGQFDPQTTRLVVELTPGYTLNPQEVKFVAINSNRWTVQLPNPETEQLPSTTSNNSNNTYNLATIDSQAKAEFSTAANITARTTQIQKLQTTGDGFFIRTSGGNPQIKVNRSLDSSTIFMDIADATLSPQLTQKNVSVNAHGVSRIEFTQLRTTPTSVRMTLRVDKNSPDWRVSTSNVGGLVLLPTKGVVRLPQSIDKSTPLPTPNNPTVANNSPATIESVELAGNGTQLLIRADQTLSATGAWDRSSGLFRITIPNAKLAPRVQGPTFNANSPVLRVRLQPQAPNTVVIFVQPASGVSIGEINQVSNQLLALQLQRYSQARPPISLPPLPSPNSGQLPDPNIRNPRTRPRPSVPKGKLLVVIDPGHGGKDPGAIGIGGLQEKDIILPISLRVAAILQQNGVQAVLTRDSDYFVTLPGRVQMARRANADVFVSIHANSVGLNRPEVSGLETYYYDNGLSLARIIHNRILQSVNVKDRRVRKARFYVLRQSSMPSVLVETGYVTGREDAAKLRTTAYQNQMAEAIAQGILQYLKQR, via the coding sequence TTGAAACTACACTACTTACTACCCGGTACAGTTGGAACTATTCTTTTACTATCTTCCCCGACTTTAGCGGCCAAATTGGAATCTTGGCGATTTGATAAAAATCAAAATCGACTAGAAATTAATACTTCGGGTGCTGTACAACCCCAAGCACAACTAATTTTTAACCCCACACGTTTGGTAATCGATTTGCCAAATACTCAATTTGGGCGAACTCAATTAACCCAACCCGTAGGCGGTGCAATTCGTTCAATTCGCGTGGGACAGTTTGATCCACAAACAACCCGCCTAGTTGTAGAATTGACTCCTGGTTATACTCTCAACCCCCAAGAAGTCAAATTTGTAGCCATAAATTCTAATCGCTGGACAGTACAACTACCAAACCCCGAAACAGAACAACTCCCATCCACAACCAGCAACAATAGCAATAATACCTATAATTTAGCGACCATAGACTCCCAGGCGAAGGCTGAGTTTTCTACAGCAGCTAACATCACAGCAAGAACGACTCAAATTCAGAAATTACAAACCACAGGAGATGGGTTTTTTATTCGTACCAGTGGCGGTAATCCCCAGATTAAGGTAAATCGTAGTCTTGATAGCAGCACCATATTCATGGATATTGCTGACGCTACTTTATCACCACAATTGACACAAAAAAATGTAAGCGTTAATGCTCATGGTGTCAGCCGCATCGAATTCACCCAACTGCGAACAACACCAACCAGTGTCCGCATGACATTACGGGTAGATAAAAATAGTCCTGACTGGAGGGTAAGTACAAGTAATGTTGGTGGCTTGGTTCTATTACCGACTAAAGGTGTTGTTCGCTTACCTCAAAGTATTGATAAATCAACACCCCTTCCCACCCCTAACAACCCCACTGTTGCTAATAACTCCCCAGCCACTATTGAATCTGTAGAATTAGCTGGTAATGGCACACAATTACTCATTAGAGCCGACCAGACTTTATCTGCTACCGGTGCCTGGGATAGAAGCTCTGGACTATTTCGCATCACCATTCCCAATGCTAAATTAGCTCCCAGAGTCCAAGGACCCACTTTCAATGCCAATAGTCCTGTCCTCCGAGTACGTCTGCAACCCCAAGCACCCAACACTGTAGTTATTTTTGTCCAACCAGCATCGGGAGTCAGCATTGGGGAAATCAACCAAGTCAGCAACCAGCTTTTGGCTCTACAATTACAACGATATAGTCAAGCTCGACCCCCAATCAGCTTACCACCCTTACCATCCCCTAACAGTGGTCAATTACCAGATCCAAATATCAGGAATCCCCGGACACGTCCTCGTCCCTCCGTTCCGAAAGGTAAATTATTGGTTGTCATTGACCCTGGACATGGTGGTAAAGACCCAGGAGCTATTGGTATTGGCGGATTACAGGAAAAGGATATAATTTTACCTATTAGCCTCAGAGTAGCAGCAATTTTACAACAAAACGGTGTCCAAGCAGTATTGACCAGGGATTCTGACTACTTTGTTACCCTCCCAGGAAGAGTGCAAATGGCACGACGAGCTAACGCTGATGTATTTGTCAGCATTCATGCTAACTCAGTAGGTCTAAATCGTCCCGAGGTTAGTGGCTTGGAAACTTATTATTACGATAATGGTTTGAGTTTGGCTCGCATTATCCATAATAGAATTCTCCAAAGTGTCAATGTCAAAGACAGAAGAGTACGGAAAGCTAGATTTTATGTTCTCAGACAAAGTTCTATGCCCTCAGTTTTAGTAGAAACTGGTTATGTGACTGGTAGAGAGGATGCAGCCAAGCTGAGAACTACAGCTTATCAAAATCAAATGGCAGAAGCGATCGCTCAGGGTATTCTCCAGTACTTAAAGCAAAGATAA
- the hetZ gene encoding heterocyst differentiation protein HetZ: MNSAATATTQGDKSIGVEVIFQFLLKELQQSTKAAEKNCRDVALRIAGEVLRICNESKRIQASGDIESSAMTLARYRLQQCLRYYQLGSNRGRVELHSTLSAIIYRYINPPQKQLSYQGRLTIIEDFLQSFYLEALNAFRRENQQASTYRPQTLLELSEYMAFTERYGKRRIPLPGRQQQLIILRAQTFSQQQPPETSVDIEQASEGSSGEADGSWEEPAIQQLRAAMAMQVEPEPEEDTLRSVVITELMNYLQQRQQSDCADYFSLRLQDLSAQEIESILGLTPRQRDYLQQRFKYHLIRFSLLHRWELVHEWLEASLPTNLGLTPHQWQLYTAKLEDKDISLLELKQQGEPDETIAKTLGLSMAQLQKRWFKILEQAWEIRNSFVSGSSASTHE, translated from the coding sequence ATGAATTCAGCCGCAACTGCAACTACTCAGGGAGATAAGTCTATCGGCGTGGAGGTTATATTTCAATTCCTACTCAAGGAGCTACAGCAGTCCACCAAGGCAGCAGAAAAAAATTGCCGTGATGTGGCATTGCGAATTGCTGGCGAAGTTCTGCGAATTTGTAATGAAAGCAAACGCATTCAGGCTTCTGGTGACATAGAAAGTTCCGCAATGACCCTAGCCCGATATCGGCTGCAACAATGTCTCAGGTACTATCAGCTAGGTTCTAATCGAGGTAGGGTAGAATTACACAGTACTCTAAGTGCTATCATTTATCGCTATATTAATCCTCCTCAGAAGCAATTGAGCTATCAGGGGCGGCTGACTATCATAGAAGATTTTCTCCAGAGTTTTTATTTGGAGGCTTTGAATGCATTCCGCAGGGAGAATCAACAAGCATCCACCTATCGTCCCCAAACCCTTCTAGAATTATCCGAATATATGGCATTTACCGAACGCTACGGTAAACGCCGGATTCCGTTACCAGGAAGACAACAACAGTTAATTATTCTGCGAGCGCAAACCTTCTCACAACAACAGCCTCCAGAAACCAGCGTTGACATTGAACAAGCATCTGAAGGTAGTAGTGGTGAAGCTGACGGTTCTTGGGAAGAACCCGCCATACAACAATTGCGTGCTGCTATGGCCATGCAAGTTGAACCAGAACCGGAAGAAGATACTTTGCGCTCTGTGGTGATTACGGAATTGATGAACTATCTTCAACAACGACAACAGTCAGACTGTGCTGATTATTTTTCTCTGCGTCTTCAGGATTTATCAGCGCAAGAGATTGAGTCAATTTTGGGTTTAACCCCGCGTCAGCGCGACTACTTGCAGCAACGCTTTAAGTATCATTTGATTCGGTTTTCTCTCTTGCATCGTTGGGAGTTGGTTCATGAATGGTTGGAAGCGTCTTTACCTACTAATTTAGGCCTGACTCCCCACCAATGGCAACTGTACACAGCAAAGTTAGAGGACAAAGATATCTCTTTACTAGAGTTGAAGCAACAAGGAGAACCTGACGAAACAATTGCCAAAACTTTAGGATTGTCAATGGCACAACTGCAAAAACGGTGGTTTAAGATTTTGGAACAAGCTTGGGAAATTCGTAACTCATTTGTGTCCGGATCTAGTGCATCTACCCATGAATAG